TTACGACGGTTCGGGCAAGCCGCGAACGCTCGTCGAATACGGATATGACGGGGAGATGCTGGCACGCGTCGCGAGCTTCCGGCACGGTCATTTCAATTACACGTACGACCGCAATGGATGGATGACGGCTTGGTGCGACACCGATCAGACCGACGTCCGCTACCTGTACGACGAGGTTGGCCGTGTTGTCGAAACGGGTACGAGGCAGGGGTATCACACCGGGCAATTCGTCTACGAGGACGGTCGCACGCGCGTCATCGACGGTGACGGCGAGTGGGTCTACGACTACAACGCAGACGGTCTGGTCACTGTTGAGACAAATCCACTCGGCCACACCACCGTACGGGAGTGGGGATTCGGACGGCTGTTGGCGCAGGCGGATGCGCTCGGTCGACGCACCCAATTTCTCTACGACGATACGGGCAATCTCGTGTCTGTCGAGGAACCAGGCGGCCACACGACATGGTTTGAATATGACGACAGCCGACTGATGACCGCGGTCGTGCTACCTGATGGAGTACGCACGAAGTTTGAATACGACCATCTGCAGCGCTTGATAGCTCGCACGGGACCCGACGGGAGGAATAAGCGTTATCGATACGGAGAGCGCGGCGAACTCTTGCGCATCCTCGATGGCGGTGGGGAAATGCGTTTCGACTACGACGCGCGGCTACGGCTGATCACGGCTCGACTGCCGACCGGCGCGGAATTCCGTACAGTATTTGATGTCCTTGGGCGTCTCCTCGAAGAAGTCGATCCTGACGGCAACGTCACCCGGTATGACCATTCGGCGGGTGCTGAGAATCCACGTGGCGCGGTCGCAAAGATTGTCCAGCCGGAGGGCGCCGTTGTCCGTGCGCGGTACAACACCGAAGGTCTGCTCGTCGAGCAGAGCGATCAACTCGGTCGCGTTACCCGGCGCGAGTACGGACCGTTTGATCTTGTTACGGCGTCGATTGATGCTGCCGGCCACATTACCCGATTTGAGTACGACCATGCTACGAGGCTGACGAAGGTCGTTAATGCGCTGTACGAGACGTGGGAATATCGTTACGACGGCGCAGGTCGGCTCATCACTGAGATCGACTGGGGCGGCCGCACGACGCACTACGAACGGGATGCTGTCGGGCGTCTGCTTGTAAAGACGCTGCCGGACGGGGGTAAATGGCGCTATGGGTACGACCCGTCTGGTCGATTGGCAACGGTCGATGCCGGCGACGTAGAGTTGGCCTACACCTACGACGATGCGGGTCGGCTCGCTATGGCCGAAGTGCGAGGAGAGTCCGCCCACGTAACCCGCCTCAGCTATGACGAAAAGGGGCGTCTGATTGGAGAGGACCAGCACGGTGATCTCCTGAAGCACGCGTACGACGCCGAAGGTCGACGCAGTGCGCGAATAACGCCGCATCGGCAGACGCAGTATGAATACGACCAGTTCGGCGGACTGACCAAGGTCGGTCCGATGTCGATCCTGCGCGACAGTCAGGGGCGCGAAACAGGCCGGCAGGCTGGTGAGTTCGTCATGCAGCGGCAATACGATGCGTTGGGCCGTGTGCGTCGGCAGGTCGCGGGGCCGCGATCGGCGTTCGACGAGATACAGTCGAACCCGGTTCAAGCATTGGAACAACTCACGCGTCAGCTGTATTCGTACGATGCGGCCGGACAGTTGGAGCGTGCAGATACTGACTCCGACAGCGTGACGTATCAACGTGACGTACGTGGACAGATAGCGTCCGTACATAGCCTCCGTCAGCCACCGGAGCATTACCGCTATGACGCGAACCTCAACATTGCAGCGCATGGCCGGCAGGGGCCAACCGACGTTCGCCGTTACCTGCCAGGAGGACTCCCGGAACGCGTCGGTTACGCACGCTATCGTTACGATGCGCGCGGGCGGACGATCGAAAAGACGGTTGAGCAGCCTGGCTTCAGGCCTAAGACCTGGCAATACACGTGGGATGGGTTGAACCGGCTGGTGAAGGTGCGTACACCGGAAAGAGGGGTTTGGACTTATCGGTACGACGCGTTTAATCGGCGGGTGGAGAAGCGCGCTGCCGGTACACTTGAAGCGGTGAGATTTCTGTGGGATGGGTCGAGGCTTGCCGAGCGGTGGCACGAAAAGAATGGCACCGTAGGAAGCGCGACGACATGGCATATCTCCCCGGGCGACTTTGTGCCGTTGGCGCAAGAGACGGATGCCGGTATATACCCAGTAATCTCCAACCCCATCGGGTTGCCAGGCGCTATTTTTGATGAACAAGGACATCTGGTCCGTAAAGTAGACCATACGCTGTGGGGACGATTGATCACTGAGTCGAACGAAAACGGTGGATTTGATTTGTCGCTGCGCTTTCCGGGCCAGTGGGCAGACGAGGAAGATGATCTCCACTACAACCTCAACCGCTATTATGATCCTTCAACGGGACACTACCTGAGCGTTGATCCAATCGGTCTGAATGGCGGTTGGCGTACCCATGCATACGTTCACGATCCGATACAGTTTTGTGATCCAAACGGGTTAGCCGAATGTTGGGGCACCTATTTCAAGAAGTTGTCCGGAACAAATCCTCCTGAAGGGATGGAAAATCCTCATGCGCATCACATTATCTTCAAGGGCGAATTTGCTAACAATCCAAGAATGCAGGCGCAATTGGCGAGGAGTCGGGCGATCGCGGAGAAGTATGGGATTGACCCTGTATATGATCAAGGGGCGCTCATGTGGGCACCGAATGCCGGCCACTCCGTTGCAAACGCAAAGGCAGTGGCAGATGGTCTACAGAGGGCAGATGCAACGATCAGTCGACAGGATTTGTCGCCTCCAGACGCGACTGCCGCAATGACGGCAGAGTTACAAAAAATTGGCCAGGCCATTTTCGGAAATAGCAATCAATAGTAGCGATTGGACGGAGAAAACCATGGATACCTTTTCCGATTTTCAGCGAGACATTGCTCACGCAGCAAGAGCAAGTTTTGAGGATCTTCGATCTGCCCGACCGGGTGAGCATTTTTACGCGTACGCGCTATACACCGACAGCAGTGCCATGACCGTCGTGCCGGCCGCCAACTCGATCGAAGCGCTGCTGCAGATCAGGAAGGAAATGGAGGTTCCTGATGACGAAGAAGCGCCGGAGTTCAAATGGAGTGTGTCCGAATGGAAATATGAAGCGTGGAAGGCTTCCAACTTAAACGGAATTTCCGCAAGACTTAGATCTGAACTTGAACACGCGGATTTCCCTTCTTTCGTCGAGAGGGTGCACGGCGACATGGTGGCGGCACTACAGTTGCTCGACAACGAGGGCCTTTTTGGCACGGGACCGGACAGGGAACAGATTGTTCTGTTTGTGTCGATTAGCGACGATGATGATGCTGCCCGATTGGAAAACGAATCAGCGAAAGCTCTCAACTCGACGGTCGCGTATGAGGCGTTTTTAAGAAGGTATGACTAGCAACGCTCAAGGAGGCGGATTTCCAGGTGGGCCTTCAATTTCATCAGTTTTCCGCCCTCGGCCGCGCCTCAACGGCTAGCTTCAACGAGGAAGCCGCAGGCAAAAGCCACCCGTGCCTGCGGCCAAAAAAAGCACCTATTGAATAGAATTCGCCAAAACCTGCGCCGTGGCCGCCGACAACGTCCACCCCAAATGCCCGTGCCCGGTGTTATAGAAAACGCCGCGCCGTTTCCCGCGCCCGACCTTCGGCAACATACTCGGCAGCATGGGCCGCAACCCCGCCCACGGAATCACCTTCGAAGTCGACACCTCGGGAAAATACCGTCGAGTCCAGTCGACCAAAGGCGCAATCCGATCCGAGCGGATATCGCGATTGAACCCATTGATCTCCGCAGTCCCCGCCACGCGGAACCGATCCGCGCCAAGCCGGCTCGTCACGATCTTGGCGCTGTCGTCGAGCAGACTTACCCACGGCGCGTTCTGCTGACTCGCTTCATCATCCAGGCACACGGTGATCGAATAACCCTTAACCGGATAGACGTTCACGTGATCGCCAAGCATTGCCGCGAACTCGCGGCTCTTCACACCGGCGCACACCACGATCCGCTCGAAGGCAAACCGTTGCGACTCGCCTTCCAGATTGACCATCAACGAAAATCGCCCCTCGGCCGGCTGCTCGATCGACGTAATGTCCGCATCGTAGTGAAATTCCACGCCATGCCGCACGCAGGCCTGCGCCAACCCTCGGGTGAACTTGTGAATATCGCCGGTGGAATCCGAAGGCGTAAAAAAACCGCCGAAAAAATTGCCGTGCAACGTGGGCTCGATCGCATGCAACTCGCTCGACGTCACCGGATTCCGCTCCAGCCCACCTTCGCGCAGCAATTCATTCACCTTGCCGGCCGCATCGAATTCCTTGCGCGTCTTGTAGATATGCAAAATGCCGCGCCGCTCCAGATCGAAGTCGATCCCTTCGCGCTCGGCGATCGAAAACAGATGCTCGCGCGCCGCGATCGCGAGCCGCACCGTTTCGACGGTGTTCGCGCGGTAGTGCGGAATCTGCCGCAAAAATTCGCCCATCCACGAATACTTGTGCCACGTGGGCATTGGATTGAGCAGCAGCGGGGCGTCGCGCGTGAACATCCAGCGCAAGCCCTTCAGCACTGTGGCCGCGCTGTTCCAGACTTCGGCATTGCTGGCGGACAACTGGCCGCCGTTGGCGAACGAGGTCTCCATCGCCGCATAGCGATGACGTTCGAACACGGTGACGTGGTGGCCGCATTGCGCCAGGGCGTGAGCAGTCGTGACGCCGGTAATGCCGGCGCCGATAATGGCGATTCGTGACATGACATGGTCCAGAGTAGTTGAGCATCACCGGTGTCGATTTCGTGTCGAAACCGGCGTCGATGCCCCATCTGTCCATGTACCTGAGAGTTTCTTCCCGTGAGCGTACGCGCGATGCAAGCGGTATGCAGGGAATCCCCTTCGGTGGGCGCGCACGGCGCCGCTCTCCAGATGTTCCGGCTGCGCGGTCCTTTTGCCTGAGAGTTTCCGGGGCGGTTGCTCCGTCGGCGTCGTCACAATCTTCTGACGATCTCTCCCGCGCTGCGTTGCAGAACGGCATGACAATACCGGGCAAAAATCCTCACCGCAAGTGTTTCCTGTCATGCAGCGCGCAATCAGCCGGACGAAAAGGGGCGTAGTCAGATGCGATAAACGCCTTTCAACCACTCATCCGGATGTTTCGTATGGGATTGGCGGACTGGATCGACGGCATCGGCTATATTTGACCGCATTGCCCGATTTCAATTCACACTGGAGAACGCCGTGCCCGCTGCCACAACGCTGCTCGCCTTTGCCCTGGTCTCGCTTGGCATGGTGCTCACACCCGGCCCGAACATGATCTATCTGATCTCGCGATCGCTCTGCCAGGGGCGGCGCGCGGGGCTCGTGTCGCTCGGCGGAGTCGCGCTCGGCTACGTGTTCTACATGTTTTGCGCGGCGTTTGGCATCACCGCGCTGCTGTTGACGGTGCCCTATGCGTACGACGCGTTGCGTTTTGGCGGCGCGCTTTACCTGCTGTATCTGGCGTGGCAGGCGGTCAAGCCGGGCGGCCGCTCGCCGTTTCAGGTGCGCGACCTGCCGCACGACAGCCGTCGCAAGCTCTTCACCATGGGCCTCGTCACGAACCTCGCGAATCCGAAGATCGCCGTGATGTATCTGTCGCTGCTGCCGCAATTCATTTCACCGGCGCACGGCAGCGTGCTCACGCAGTCGATCGCGCTGGGCTGCGTGCAGATCGTCATCGCCGTCACGATCAACGCGCTGATTGCGAGCATGGCGGGTTCGATCGCCGGGTTTCTCGCCGGGCGGCCGGTGTGGCTGCTGGTGCAACGGTGGCTGATGGGCACCGTGCTCGCCGGCCTGGCGGTGCGGATCGCGTTCGATTCGCGCCGTTAAACCGCACGCTGAAGACTTGCTTGTGTTTGCGTCGCGGCCGCCATCACGGCGCATCGGTCAGGATCGGCCACTGCGCGCGCACTTCACAGGCGGCCCGACGACGTCACGCTTACAGCGTCTTGTACATGATGGTGGTTGAATCAAGCCGCTCCTCCAGCGTGTCGCGGCAAAACTGCGGGATCACGCCGGCCGTCTGATAACCCAGCGCGGCATAGAGTGGCTCCGCCTTGTCGCCCGTGCGCGTATCGAGCGTCAGCAGGCTGCGCTGCAACTGGTGCGCACAGCGCTCCAGTTCCACCATCAGCGCTTTGGCAATACCCTGACGGCGGAACCCGGGGTGGACCAGCAGCTTGCGCACCTCGGCGCGATGGCGCTGATTCGGCATCGTGTCGTGATCGAGTTGCACGGTGCCGGCGATCGACTCGCCATGCCGGGCGACGAACAGCACCAACGCGCCCGCGCGCAGCGACGGCAGCACCTTTCGGCTCCAGAACGCCTCACCCTCTTCGACGCTATACGGCAGTACAAATCCGACGCTTGCGCCGTCATGGACGCAGGCATGCAGCAGCGCGCCGAGTTCGGGCAGATGGCGAACGAGGTCGTCGGCGGAAAAGGTCGTGATGGCAGTCGCGTTCATGGTGGCTCGAACTCAGACGATGAAGAGGATGTAGCGCGCCGCGCTGTGCGCGGGCGTGACGAAAGTGCTGGGACCGAACAACTGATAGCGCAGGCAGTCGCCGGGTTGCAGGTCGTGGCTTCGGCCGTCGACGGTGATCTGCAACTGCCCTTCGAGCAGGATCAGGTGATGTTCGAGGCCGGCTCTCGGCGACGCTTCATACGTGATGCGCGCGCCGGCGTCGAGCTCGCACTCCAGCGCCTCGCCGCTCAGCGCCTGGGCCGGCGGCGACACCGAACGGCGCCGGAAGCCGACGCTTGCATCGGTCCAGACCGTCTGCGCGTCGCGCGGCACCAGCGGCGCAAAGTCTTCCTCGACCATGTGCATGAGGCGCGACATCGGCAAGCCGTAGGCGACGCAGAGCTTGCCCAGCACGCTCGCCGTGGGGCTGACGGCGGCGTTCTCGAGGCGCGACAAGGTGGCGCGGCTGACATTGCTCAGCTTGGCAAGCTCGTCGAGCGACCAGTTGCGCTCGGCGCGCAGCCCGCGCAGACGCTGGGCAATACGGCGGTCGATGGCGTTGTCGTCTGAGAATGTGTTTTCCATATTAGGGAAATTATCTCTAATATGGGAATTCGTCAACGAAACAAAATACGCTGGCGCGAAAGCGTGCTTATCGCCGGACGCGCGAGCGGATGGGCGGGTGAATGGTCCAGGGAAGCACGTCTTGCGGCAACGCGGGTCGTGCCACAGAGCACCGCACGTGCGAGGTCATCGCCGAGATTCGTGCACCACGAGCGGCCGGGCCGTTTATCATAGTGCCCACAAACTAAAACCCGCGCCCGGCTGTGCAACGGTAAGGCACACCCTCCACGAGACCCGGCGGCGCATGCCGCGACATCCGCTATGAACTCCACGCCCGACGCTGTTTCCCGTCCTTCCATTCGCGCTTTGACCTTGCTTGAGGGGCGCGTGCTCGGCGTGCTCGTCGAAAAGCAGCACACCGTACCGGACAGTTATCCGCTTTCGCTGAACGCGCTGACCTTGGGTTGCAATCAGAAAACCGGCCGGGCGCCGGTGATGAACGCGACGGAGGCCGAGGTGCTGACTGCCGTCGACGGATTGAAGCGGCTGAGCCTGGTGATGGAAGGCAGCAGCAGCCGCGTGCCGCGCTTCGAGCACAACATGAATCGGGTGTTGGGGTTGCCGAGCCAGTCGGCTGCGTTACTGACCACGCTGCTGCTGCGCGGTCCGCAGACCGCGGCCGAGTTGCGCTTGAACAGCGCGCGCCTGCACGGATTTGCCGACATCTCGTCGGTCGAGGCGTTTCTCGACGAACTGGCTGCCAACGATCCGCCGCGAGTGGTGAAGCTGGCCCGCACGCCGGGCGAGCGCGAAAATCGCTGGATGCATCTGCTATGCGGCGAAGTCAGCGCAAGCGATCTTGCCCAGCCGGGGGGAGAAGATGAAGTCGTGCCGCTGTCCGCGTTCGAGGCGGTCAAGGCTGAACAGAAGCGGCTTGCCAATGAGGTGAGCCGGCTTCAGATCGTGGTGCGGCGCATGGCTGCGGAGTTGGGGATCGAAGTCGAAGAGCTGGGCGCGGGGGAGTGAACCGCGATTGGCTACTGGTTTCTCGCGTGCCGCGAGCGCACGAGAAACCAGCAACTAGAACTTGTAGTTCACTGAAGCGAGCGTATTGAGCTCGAATCTTTTTTCGGTAATCGGGCTATTCGCCGCGTCGTGCTCCAGTCGTCCGAACGTGGCGGAAACCGATCCATTCCAGTGCTTTGAAAAGTCGTAAGTCACCATGGCGTTCATATGGACGTCCCGCACCCCCGCGCTGGTGTTGTACGTGGGCAATCCTGACGCCGCGCTCTGCTGACGGGACACGCCGAAGAACGTCCGCGTATAGGTGCCATTCGCCCAGGTGAAGCCCGGGCCCACCGAGAACAACCAGCCGCCAACCGGCGCGGACGCCACGAAATCCGTGCTGACCGTCGTTCCCTGGTGATTCCCGGCGATATCCTGGTACAACGCTACCGACCCGGTGAATGCCCACCACGTGTAGTCGGCGAAAAGCTTCAGCTTGGGCCCGCCATTCACATTGCCAAGTCCATGCAGGCGCGGATCGTCGGATTCCTTGCGGCTCTGGAAATCGAAACTGAGAGCCGCGCCCACGTGATAGGCGGGACCGCGCAGCACATTGACGCCGAGCACGTCGGGACCCTGTGAGAAGATCCGGTCGTCGTATGAGATGTCCAGCGCGGGGAACGGGAATACGGTCAGCTGACGGGACCCCGGGTACTTGGGCGTAATCACCACGCCAGGACCCACGCCGATTTTCCATTTGCTGTCGGTGGCTGCGGCGGTGGAGGTGGCAGTGCCCGCGCCGGCGGCAGTGTCGGTGCCTGTTGCAGCGCCCGTGCCGGCGTCGCTCGTCGCGCTCGCACCCGCGCTTGCGTCGTCCGCGTACGCAGCGCGCGCACTGCCAAGGCCCAACGCAGCGGCGAGCAGCAGCGACAGGCGCGCGGATCTGCCGAACCTGCGTGGCGTACGAGTACGCAGCGACGCGTGCACGGTGCTGCCGAATCTCAGCGTGGTGGGCGCCGTCATGCGCGCTCCTTGCCGAGCGCCGCGAGTTGCCTGAGGCGTCGCGCCAAAGCCTTCGAGACGACCTGCTGCTTGCCGCTGTCGTCGCCGCCATGGACGACTTCGCTCTCGCGCAGAAACAGGGTGGTTTCGCGCGCAACGATTTCGCGCTCGTTGTCCGACGTAATCATGTGATACGAATCATCCAGCCAGATTGTGCGTAAGAAAGCAGCGCCGATATTCGTGGCGACAAAGCGGGCATTGCGAGGGCTCGACGTCTCGTCGTCGATGGCATGGACGATCAGGCAATCGGTCTTGATGTCGCGTACCTGCGCGCGCACGCTCGCGGCGAGGCGGCTCGCCTGATGCAATGCCGGCAATGAGATCGTCGACGGCCCGACTTCGCTGAAGTCGCTACGCTGCATCGCGCGGGCAATCTTCGCTCTGAGCGCCTCGTTGCGCAGGCCGAACGGCGCTTCCTCGCGGTAGCGCCAGCGTTTGCGCATCGGCGTGAAGTACGCCCAGTTGAGCAGGAAACGATACCAGGGGATTGCCCAGCCGTCGTATGAGAGCGTCAGCGACAACAACACGAGCGACTGCGCCTCCGGACGGCGATGCGCCAGCGCCAGCGCGAGGGCCGCACCGATCGACAACCCGCAGATCGAGACGCGGGTAAAGCGCGCGGCCAGCGCGTCGTACTCGCGCACGGCGGCTTCGAGCCACGCCTCCATTGCCCGTTCTTCCGAGCCTGCGCTGTAGCCCGGCAGGACCGGCGCGCAGGTGGTGAAGCCCTCGGTGTTCAGATAGCGGGCGAGAAACCGTAGTTCGAGCGGCGAGCTCGACAGGCCGTGCAGCATCAGCACGGCATGATCGTCGCCGGGTAAGAAGAGACTCGTTGGTTGGTTCATGGATCAGGTTCCGATCCGCAGCACGAGAAATTCGCCGGCGTGCGTGGTGAACCGTTCGCACACGCACTCGGTCAGCCGCGACGCGCCGTCGCCGATTTTCAGGCGCACGCGATGGCTGCCGGGCCACAGTGCCTTGCTGAGCCGCTGGATGTCTTCGGGATCGACATCGGCAAAACGCGGTCCCGGCGCAATTTCGTTGGGCAGACGCGGCAGCACGCCGTGCGGCTTGACGTCGTCCACCGGTTGCAGCGCGTTGCGCTCGAGTGCCTGAATGAAAATAAAGGTCTTGTGATGATGCGACAGATGGCGCAGCAGCCGGTGCGTTTCGTCGACGGCGCGGCGTGCCAGCATGCGTTCGTTGTCGTGACGCAGCAGCATCTCATAGCGCGACTGTGCAACGGATGCGATCAGTTCCGCACGAAACTGCGAGCGGCGCAGGCGTTCCATCAGAATGATGACGATCAGGGTCACCAATGGATACGAGACCAGCAGGATCAGATCGGCGCGATCGAATACGGCAATGGTTGCGTAGGGCGGGACGAACAGATAGTCGGCGATACCGAGGCCGAGCAGCATGACCGTGAGCGCCGGAGCCAGCCCGCAAAAATACTCGACCAGCGCTGCCGCGATACAGAACGCAGTGCCCGGCATGATCGGTCCCAGCATCGGATGGAGCAACATGCGCAATCCGCTGGCGATCGCCAATGCGGCGGCTGCGGCGAGCCAGACGCGTGTTCCCCGTGGTGCCCAACGGCGGGCGTTTTGTACTTCCATAATCTTTTTTTAAGGGAGCGATTGCGCTTCCCGATTGAGTGTGGCAATGCGCTTTAAAGCGCAGGTCGGACAATACCATAATCGGGCGGATGCAAATGCCCGAAAAGACGTCAACACCGGAAGACCGGACGGGAATATCGTGCTTCGAATGGGCGGCGGAAAAACCTGCCCATGAATAAGCGCATTTACACGAGCGTGCATTGTGCACACAGTGTCCTTAAGTGACGCTTAAGAGTGCTCCAGGCGCGGCGCATAAAGGCTTTCCGGTGCTTTCACAGGCATTGTGGCCGATCTTGGCAATTGAAACCGAATGGGCAAATGATGCGTCACGGGTTCCGCGCATATACATCAGCCGCTACGTTGTTTCAATTGAAGTTAATGCCTTTTACAAACGACACAGAACATTGACGACGCCCCACATTCCACGATAGCGGCAGCCAACTGGATCGAGCCATGCCGATCTTGTCGCGCGCCTTGAACTGGCCGAAGAACGCGCGCGGCCGATGAGGTTGCCGGTGTCCGCCACACCGTAGCTTTCAGGCGAGCGACATGGCCGCTCAGGCATCGCGGCTTCTTCGCGGCTCGGCGGACAAGGTTCGCTGGGTGCGATAGAAGATGCGCGGCGGCACATTCGGTGAATCCTCGGCGAGCCGGTCGAGTTCGTCGCGGATCGCGGTGAGATAGTGGCCGTTGCGGGCATCGGCGTCGCCTGCGAAGATCGCTTCCAGCCTGCGCCGCACCGCGCCATAGCGCGCACCCGCCGCGCGATGCTTTTCCGCACGCTCCGCGTATCGGAGGAACGTCTGCAGCGCGGCGGAGACGGCGGCCGCCACGCTCACGAAGCCCACGAAGATCCTGAGCGCCGGAGAGACGGCGGTCGAACTCAGCGATGCGAACACGGCGGTCCCCACGAACGCGGTCAATGCGGTGACCAGCCAGCCGACGCTGCGGTCTCGCGCCGACAGCAGGTCGGCCATGTCGTAATGGCTCATCTGGGATTCACGCGCGCGCCGGATCCACTTCAGCAGCAACTGGTCTTCGTCGACGGGGGGCTCATATGCGGTCGGGTTTTTCATGTCGCTCATCAGGTCTGTCCAGTATCGCAAACGTGGCGCATGCGTCTGACGATACTGTGCCACATGAGTGCGACGCGCTGAAAGCGGCGGAAAGCCCCTTAAAGCTCCTTAAAGCCCCTGAAATCGCCCGGACTAGCCAAGCAGGCGACGCA
This genomic stretch from Paraburkholderia caffeinilytica harbors:
- a CDS encoding DUF6531 domain-containing protein; amino-acid sequence: MADQDNDMPVSSGEPTGSASERLTHLQTLEDGEAVKQRQVEWVDGANYGMLGADVGYGAYAAGSAAIGAGATGAAAAGAAALAAVPAVVALAGSWALGKLGVTGAIAEGVTKVGDALGLTIGRGDPHPACVGDDIAHSSGFLGMMAGLAVGIAIGAMVAATVATGGLAGALIVGVCMAGGLSLGSALASASQSMGSNCGKITRGSGNVTFEGKAAARVTDVTSCSKHSNSPEPLVEGSKTITINSLPLVRIGHSTHCSAKVNSGRKSVWVDRTTGQYGPKNPELTAGEEFFAGLLGGLLGAKLGGMLGDALPKREPTRSAEVSGKKDEVSTCKEDPVDVATGEVVDVRTDISIPGVLPLQFTRRYRTRSEDKGLLGPKWSNNWSQRLSFDDGHLVRFHDAVGQTITFVAPEVGLDGINLREPRYRLIGKRDEPRIFDYETRQVLVFAPLAEAQTSRLERIEDLNGNACTFAYDADGRLDGLVHTDGYRLDILYRGAKREVDQIVLYDGSGKPRTLVEYGYDGEMLARVASFRHGHFNYTYDRNGWMTAWCDTDQTDVRYLYDEVGRVVETGTRQGYHTGQFVYEDGRTRVIDGDGEWVYDYNADGLVTVETNPLGHTTVREWGFGRLLAQADALGRRTQFLYDDTGNLVSVEEPGGHTTWFEYDDSRLMTAVVLPDGVRTKFEYDHLQRLIARTGPDGRNKRYRYGERGELLRILDGGGEMRFDYDARLRLITARLPTGAEFRTVFDVLGRLLEEVDPDGNVTRYDHSAGAENPRGAVAKIVQPEGAVVRARYNTEGLLVEQSDQLGRVTRREYGPFDLVTASIDAAGHITRFEYDHATRLTKVVNALYETWEYRYDGAGRLITEIDWGGRTTHYERDAVGRLLVKTLPDGGKWRYGYDPSGRLATVDAGDVELAYTYDDAGRLAMAEVRGESAHVTRLSYDEKGRLIGEDQHGDLLKHAYDAEGRRSARITPHRQTQYEYDQFGGLTKVGPMSILRDSQGRETGRQAGEFVMQRQYDALGRVRRQVAGPRSAFDEIQSNPVQALEQLTRQLYSYDAAGQLERADTDSDSVTYQRDVRGQIASVHSLRQPPEHYRYDANLNIAAHGRQGPTDVRRYLPGGLPERVGYARYRYDARGRTIEKTVEQPGFRPKTWQYTWDGLNRLVKVRTPERGVWTYRYDAFNRRVEKRAAGTLEAVRFLWDGSRLAERWHEKNGTVGSATTWHISPGDFVPLAQETDAGIYPVISNPIGLPGAIFDEQGHLVRKVDHTLWGRLITESNENGGFDLSLRFPGQWADEEDDLHYNLNRYYDPSTGHYLSVDPIGLNGGWRTHAYVHDPIQFCDPNGLAECWGTYFKKLSGTNPPEGMENPHAHHIIFKGEFANNPRMQAQLARSRAIAEKYGIDPVYDQGALMWAPNAGHSVANAKAVADGLQRADATISRQDLSPPDATAAMTAELQKIGQAIFGNSNQ
- a CDS encoding DUF4303 domain-containing protein, which translates into the protein MDTFSDFQRDIAHAARASFEDLRSARPGEHFYAYALYTDSSAMTVVPAANSIEALLQIRKEMEVPDDEEAPEFKWSVSEWKYEAWKASNLNGISARLRSELEHADFPSFVERVHGDMVAALQLLDNEGLFGTGPDREQIVLFVSISDDDDAARLENESAKALNSTVAYEAFLRRYD
- a CDS encoding D-amino acid dehydrogenase translates to MSRIAIIGAGITGVTTAHALAQCGHHVTVFERHRYAAMETSFANGGQLSASNAEVWNSAATVLKGLRWMFTRDAPLLLNPMPTWHKYSWMGEFLRQIPHYRANTVETVRLAIAAREHLFSIAEREGIDFDLERRGILHIYKTRKEFDAAGKVNELLREGGLERNPVTSSELHAIEPTLHGNFFGGFFTPSDSTGDIHKFTRGLAQACVRHGVEFHYDADITSIEQPAEGRFSLMVNLEGESQRFAFERIVVCAGVKSREFAAMLGDHVNVYPVKGYSITVCLDDEASQQNAPWVSLLDDSAKIVTSRLGADRFRVAGTAEINGFNRDIRSDRIAPLVDWTRRYFPEVSTSKVIPWAGLRPMLPSMLPKVGRGKRRGVFYNTGHGHLGWTLSAATAQVLANSIQ
- a CDS encoding LysE family translocator, whose translation is MPAATTLLAFALVSLGMVLTPGPNMIYLISRSLCQGRRAGLVSLGGVALGYVFYMFCAAFGITALLLTVPYAYDALRFGGALYLLYLAWQAVKPGGRSPFQVRDLPHDSRRKLFTMGLVTNLANPKIAVMYLSLLPQFISPAHGSVLTQSIALGCVQIVIAVTINALIASMAGSIAGFLAGRPVWLLVQRWLMGTVLAGLAVRIAFDSRR
- a CDS encoding GNAT family N-acetyltransferase: MNATAITTFSADDLVRHLPELGALLHACVHDGASVGFVLPYSVEEGEAFWSRKVLPSLRAGALVLFVARHGESIAGTVQLDHDTMPNQRHRAEVRKLLVHPGFRRQGIAKALMVELERCAHQLQRSLLTLDTRTGDKAEPLYAALGYQTAGVIPQFCRDTLEERLDSTTIMYKTL
- a CDS encoding helix-turn-helix domain-containing protein, producing MENTFSDDNAIDRRIAQRLRGLRAERNWSLDELAKLSNVSRATLSRLENAAVSPTASVLGKLCVAYGLPMSRLMHMVEEDFAPLVPRDAQTVWTDASVGFRRRSVSPPAQALSGEALECELDAGARITYEASPRAGLEHHLILLEGQLQITVDGRSHDLQPGDCLRYQLFGPSTFVTPAHSAARYILFIV
- a CDS encoding YceH family protein, whose amino-acid sequence is MNSTPDAVSRPSIRALTLLEGRVLGVLVEKQHTVPDSYPLSLNALTLGCNQKTGRAPVMNATEAEVLTAVDGLKRLSLVMEGSSSRVPRFEHNMNRVLGLPSQSAALLTTLLLRGPQTAAELRLNSARLHGFADISSVEAFLDELAANDPPRVVKLARTPGERENRWMHLLCGEVSASDLAQPGGEDEVVPLSAFEAVKAEQKRLANEVSRLQIVVRRMAAELGIEVEELGAGE
- a CDS encoding MipA/OmpV family protein, whose protein sequence is MTAPTTLRFGSTVHASLRTRTPRRFGRSARLSLLLAAALGLGSARAAYADDASAGASATSDAGTGAATGTDTAAGAGTATSTAAATDSKWKIGVGPGVVITPKYPGSRQLTVFPFPALDISYDDRIFSQGPDVLGVNVLRGPAYHVGAALSFDFQSRKESDDPRLHGLGNVNGGPKLKLFADYTWWAFTGSVALYQDIAGNHQGTTVSTDFVASAPVGGWLFSVGPGFTWANGTYTRTFFGVSRQQSAASGLPTYNTSAGVRDVHMNAMVTYDFSKHWNGSVSATFGRLEHDAANSPITEKRFELNTLASVNYKF
- a CDS encoding alpha/beta hydrolase, whose protein sequence is MNQPTSLFLPGDDHAVLMLHGLSSSPLELRFLARYLNTEGFTTCAPVLPGYSAGSEERAMEAWLEAAVREYDALAARFTRVSICGLSIGAALALALAHRRPEAQSLVLLSLTLSYDGWAIPWYRFLLNWAYFTPMRKRWRYREEAPFGLRNEALRAKIARAMQRSDFSEVGPSTISLPALHQASRLAASVRAQVRDIKTDCLIVHAIDDETSSPRNARFVATNIGAAFLRTIWLDDSYHMITSDNEREIVARETTLFLRESEVVHGGDDSGKQQVVSKALARRLRQLAALGKERA